A single Metarhizium brunneum chromosome 5, complete sequence DNA region contains:
- the bmt5 gene encoding 25S rRNA (uridine-N(3))-methyltransferase — translation MANAKRRKLQRQHPKAQKPKPTLHARPNTTSSKQTPKKPRQQQQQQQQHEAPVIPFHPEDKILLIGEGDLSFAASIIQHHGCGDVTATVLEQDHQELAGKYPSVDDNISVITGRRKAQQDKEADEAGNADADDDDDDDKSTDSHGEAPKDTGFPSASHSNNRLLYNIDATKLPASLTRPVYSTILFNFPHVGGKSTDVNRQVRYNQELLVSFFGGATRALRPGGSIVVTLFEGEPYTLWNIRDLARHSGLQVERSFRFQAAAYPGYRHARTLGAVRNKRGDVGGGWKGEERSARSYVFRRKGEVVEQKKKRRRGGDDSSDDDD, via the coding sequence ATGGCCAACGCGAAGCGCCGCAAGCTGCAGCGCCAACACCCCAAGGCGCAAAAGCCCAAACCAACCCTGCACGCCCGACCCAACACCACTTCCAGCAAGCAAACCCCCAAAAAGCcgcgccagcagcagcagcagcagcaacagcacgAGGCGCCCGTCATTCCCTTCCACCCAGAGGACAAGATCCTGCTCATTGGCGAGGGGGACCTGAGCTTCGCGGCCTCTATAATCCAACACCACGGCTGCGGCGACGTCACCGCCACCGTGCTGGAGCAGGACCATCAAGAGCTGGCGGGCAAGTACCCGTCCGTAGACGACAACATATCCGTCATAACAGGGCGCCGCAAAGCCCAACAGGACAAGGAGGCCGATGAAGCGGGAaatgccgacgccgacgacgatgacgacgacgacaagagcACCGACTCACACGGCGAGGCGCCCAAAGACACAGGCTTCCCCTCAGCATCCCACAGCAACAACAGACTCCTGTACAACATCGACGCAACCAAGCTTCCCGCCTCGCTCACCCGCCCAGTATACTCTACCATCCTCTTCAACTTCCCCCACGTGGGCGGCAAGTCGACCGACGTGAACCGCCAGGTCCGGTACAACCAGGAGCTGCTGGTGTCCTTCTTCGGGGGGGCCACGCGCGCCCTCCGGCCCGGCGGCAGCATCGTCGTCACGCTGTTCGAGGGCGAGCCCTACACGCTCTGGAACATCCGCGACCTCGCGCGCCACTCGGGCCTGCAGGTGGAGCGCAGCTTCCGCTTCCAGGCCGCCGCGTACCCGGGCTACAGGCACGCGCGCACCCTGGGCGCCGTGCGCAACAAAAGGGGCGACGTGGGCGGCGGGTGGAAGGGCGAGGAGAGGAGCGCGAGGAGCTACGTGTTTAGGAGAAAGGGCGAGGTCgtggagcagaagaagaagaggaggagagggggCGACGATTCgtcagatgatgatgattga
- the AOS1 gene encoding DNA damage tolerance protein RHC31, which produces MEHQNHAGSGADADAGALQNMEPNGGMPVFDHQMLGQANPEAVAALMAGQPFIPDPSLGSVPMADGTFMLPMMMPNGLPMQLPTNTVSADDIALYDRQIRLWGIAAQEKIQNAHILLITMRGLAHEIAKNLVLAGVGSITLLDGSSVTEADLGCQFFLSEGGEGLVGQNRAEAASHALRKLNPRVQVHVDPESVTAKGPSYFAAYDVVIATDLDPGTFNIINTATRINGRPFYAAGTHGMYGFIFSDLIEHDYIISREAGNVSTTPKQESRTRSITDVKTKRDGGKTIESVSKRELYSTWFLASDVAVLPREYTSSKRRLKSVTPALSCLRALWEFKQLQGNRLPSNREDLKLFTQIATQKHKALSLPSETLRPEFLRSFLQNLGSEIAPVTAILGGQLAQDVINVLGQSQQPIQNMVILDGNTMEAPMYPLHPELELGASLLSVPNADAASAAANPMVPGDIHMFGAGDVAFPAASVPMPNADVAGPVMDGMGAVSAETQPVDAAQAAHTQPLQTQGAPDMEKQTSNEAPKENTSA; this is translated from the exons ATGGAGCACCAGAACCACGCTGGTAGCGGCGcagatgctgatgctggGGCGCTGCAAAACATGGAACCAAACGGAGGCATGCCCGTGTTTGACCATCAGATGCTGGGCCAGGCAAATCCCGAGGCCGTGGCAGCTTTGATGGCCGGCCAGCCGTTCATCCCAGATCCGAGCTTGGGCAGCGTCCCCATGGCAGATGGGACATTTATGTTacccatgatgatgccgaatGGCCTGCCGATGCAACTGCCAACAAACACAGTGTCTGCTG ATGACATCGCCCTGTATGACAGACAGATCCGTCTCTGGGGTATCGCTGCCCAGGAAAAGATTCAAAACGCCCACATCCTCCTCATAACCATGCGTGGCCTCGCCCACGAAATCGCCAAGAACCTCGTCCTCGCAGGCGTCGGCTCCATCACCCTGCTCGACGGCTCATCCGTCACGGAAGCCGACCTAGGCTGCCAATTCTTCCTCTCcgaaggcggcgagggcctcgtcggccagaACCGCGCCGAGGCAGCCAGTCACGCACTCCGCAAGCTCAACCCCCGAGTCCAGGTACACGTAGACCCCGAAAGCGTCACGGCAAAGGGCCCCAGCTACTTTGCTGCTTACGACGTTGTCATCGCAACCGACCTGGACCCGGGCACAttcaacatcatcaacacgGCCACGCGAATCAACGGGCGGCCGTTCTACGCCGCCGGCACGCATGGCATGTACGGCTTCATCTTCAGCGACCTCATCGAGCACGACTACATCATCTCCCGCGAGGCCGGCAACGTCTCCACGACGCCCAAGCAGGAATCGCGCACCCGCTCCATCACCGACGTCAAGACCAAGCGGGACGGTGGCAAAACCATCGAATCCGTCAGCAAGCGCGAGCTCTACTCGACGTGGTTCCTCGCCAGTGACGTGGCCGTCCTCCCGCGCGAGTACACCTCCTCCAAGCGGCGCTTGAAATCCGTCACGCCGGCGCTGTCCTGCCTCCGCGCCCTCTGGGAATTCAAGCAGCTCCAGGGCAACCGCCTCCCGAGCAACAGGGAGGACCTGAAACTCTTCACCCAGATCGCCACCCAGAAGCACAAGGCGCTCAGCCTGCCCAGCGAGACGCTGCGGCCCGAGTTCCTGCGCAGCTTCCTCCAGAACCTGGGCAGCGAGATCGCGCCCGTCACGgccatcctcggcggccagctGGCCCAGGACGTCATCAACGTGCTCGGCCAGTCGCAGCAGCCGATCCAGAACATGGTCATCCTCGACGGCAACACCATGGAGGCCCCCATGTACCCCCTGCACCCGGAGCTCGAGCTCGGCGCAAGCCTGCTATCCGTGCCCAACGCCGATGccgcgtccgccgccgcaaaCCCCATGGTGCCCGGGGATATACACATGTTTGGCGCGGGGGACGTTGCGTTTCCCGCTGCCTCCGTACCGATGCCCAATGCCGACGTGGCCGGGCCTGTGATGGATGGCATGGGCGCCGTGAGTGCAGAAACGCAGCCTGTTGATGCTGCACAGGCCGCCCACACGCAACCCCTACAGACCCAAGGCGCGCCGGACATGGAAAAGCAGACGTCAAACGAAGCTCCCAAAGAAAACACCTCTGCATAG